In the genome of Desulfovibrio sp. JC010, one region contains:
- a CDS encoding HAD family hydrolase — MESIHISPVTPPQVVKEIKGIIFDCDGVLINSFQANKWYYNRFKEKFGLELMNAEEEKQVHALTHADALKYILPEEFHEEAFVYSTDHSHKEGINYIEVEEGLTRLLEWLRTHNIRMGINTNRTDTLPMVLQKFDIESFFSPMVTSQTLPNSKPHPEGVHYILQKWNMKPEDVVYIGDTWVDERCAERAGVEFWAYRSTGLNARFHIDSYWTLCNLLEKARNDVWSGCGCGQQKFI; from the coding sequence ATGGAATCCATACATATCAGTCCGGTCACACCTCCTCAGGTGGTAAAAGAAATCAAGGGTATAATCTTTGATTGCGACGGGGTGCTGATTAATTCGTTTCAGGCCAATAAATGGTACTACAACAGGTTTAAGGAAAAGTTCGGCCTTGAGCTCATGAACGCTGAAGAGGAAAAGCAGGTGCATGCGCTGACCCATGCCGATGCACTGAAGTATATCCTGCCTGAAGAATTCCACGAAGAAGCTTTTGTTTACAGCACTGATCACTCGCATAAGGAAGGGATCAATTATATTGAGGTGGAAGAGGGCTTGACCCGGCTCTTGGAATGGTTGAGAACCCACAACATCCGTATGGGGATCAATACCAACCGCACTGACACTCTTCCCATGGTCCTGCAGAAATTCGACATTGAGAGTTTTTTCTCGCCCATGGTCACCTCGCAGACTCTTCCTAACAGCAAGCCGCATCCCGAAGGCGTTCATTATATTCTGCAGAAGTGGAATATGAAGCCGGAGGACGTGGTCTACATCGGTGATACATGGGTGGATGAGCGTTGTGCCGAGCGTGCCGGGGTCGAATTCTGGGCCTATCGCAGCACAGGGCTTAATGCCCGTTTTCATATCGACAGCTACTGGACGCTTTGCAACCT